GACCCCTGAGGAAAGGCTGTGTCCCGCGCTCCTTGCAAGCGCCTCCGCCGCACTGCGAACCCCGAGTTACGCcctgggtggtgctggcagcccctGACTTGTGCAAATATGGCAAAAATGGTGATTTAGTTAAATGTCTCTTGTGGGATTGCATGTACAGGGCTACAGCTGAGGGAGAACTTGGCTCTGGCTCGGGAGCTGTCGAGGTGTAAATGGGAACAGGGCCCATCTTCTGCTCCAGCTGTCCCCTTTGCAGCACTCACCGGACTAAAAACACACCAGCTTCTACTTTTGGCCATGGGAATCTGATGGAGATAATCTCAGAGCAGGGCTCTTGGTTCTGCTTTTGTCCCTGACCCTGCTCAGAGGGTGCAGGTGGTGCACAGCAGAGGGGAGGGCTGGTGGCCATGTCCATATGAGCTGGGGGGTACTGGCGTGGCACAGCGGGACAGTGTCCCATGCCTGGCAGTCCTCATGTCTCCGAGCCATCTCGTGGGACGTGAGTGGCCGCCCCATGTCCATACATATCACTGCTGTCAAGCCAAACCATCGCTCGGGAAAGCTCCATTTTTGCTCGAGAAGTTAATGCTGCCTCTTTGTCCCCCCGGTCGAAGGCACCTTTCCTGAGGATGCTCCCTTCTCTCTCGGCAGGATGAAGAGAGCCCAGTTTGGCCCCCACGACTGGCTGTCTCTCCCCGTGCCAGCTGGTTCCAGTTGGCTACTGGTGGATACCTTGGAACCGGAGACTGCATACCAGTTCAGTGTCTTGGCTCAAAACAAGCTGGGTACCAGCTCCTTCAGTGAGGTGGTCACTGTGAACACTCTAGGTAGGTCCTCCACAGGcacaaggggaggagagggaagggattcAGGAGGTCCCTGGGGAGAAGTGGCCCTTTCCTTAGTCCATGTATCCTATCTGCTGGGGATGGAGACGGTGAGCAGCAGCACTAGTTCCCAGCTGCGTAGAGGGTTTGCGGAGGGTCCTGGATGAAGCTTGTAGATTTTTCTGGATGCATGAGGCTCCTGAAAGGTTGTCCCTAAGAGACAGCGTGGGAGAGCTGTACTGTACCAGTCACCTCTCAGACCTTCCTTAAGTtcagctgggggcagggaggtaTTAATGGAGCACAAAATCACTTGCGTGCGGCTCAGAGCGGGAGCTATCACAAAGCGCCTCTTGCTCGTACCTGCCTTGGGGCTGTCTCAGGCAGAAGTGGGCGGAAGCAGGAGCTTTTCTGTCGCTGCGCCTCTTTTCTTGGAGTCACTACATTGTTAGTCCTCTGCTTTTTGGGAAGCCACTTTTGTATCTCTGAGATAAGAGAGCTCACCCCCAAGATGTGCCCTAAACTCCTGGAAGgtgggacctgccactgccatgGTGGTCCATCAACCACAGTGGAGAGAGCATCCTCTGCGCTTCCCCTTGCCCCGTCTCAAAGGTGTCCCTGTGCCGTCTGCTCTGTCTCCAGCATTCCCTGTAACAACTCCAGAGCCTCTGGTGTTGGTTACCCCACCGAGGTGCCTAACAGCCAACCGGACACAGCAAGGCGTCCTCTTGTCATGGCTTCCTCCCGCTAACCACAGCTTCCCCATCGACCGCTACATCATGGAGTTCCGCGTCGCGGAGAGGTGGGAGATCTTGGACGATGGCATCCCGGGGACCGAGAGCGAGTTTTTTGCCAAGGACTTGTCCCAGGTAAGCAGAGGCTGCCCACATTGTACCTCTGGTGTTGCAGCGTGGTGTTGCAGCTCTGGGGAAGCTTTTGGGGTGGCTCAGTCCCCGTGCTGGGGTCTTCAAGGAGCTGGGCAAGGTTGGAGGCTGCGGTGGGGGACCTGACGGATGCGCTTGGTGTTTCAGGACACCTGGTACGAGTTCCGGGTCCTGGCGGTCATGCAGGATCTCATCAGTGAACCCAGCAACGTTGCTGGCGTGTCCAGTACAGGTAAGGGGTGGCTCCTTCTTCTGCCCCCAGCTGTGGGAGCATCTCTGGACAGGCTGGTTTTGGGCTTCTGCCTGAGCTGCTCAGGCTGTGAGCTGGGCTGATGGTTAGGATCAGTGTCCCGGGCACGCTGCTGGCCCCGTGCCACATCCTGAATGCAAACGGAGCAGTGGTGAGGACAAGCCGCCCCCGTTTAGTCCTTCCCGTGGAGCACGGTGTTGTCGGGCGTCCGCTGGTGCAGAGTGGCAGCACATCTCGGCTCTgcggggtgcccagggaacaAAGCTCCGACCAGGCACTGCAGAGCCTGGAAATGGGAATGAAAGGTGCAGAGAGGGAAATGTAGCACTGCAGTGCGGAGTCCGAGGATGTGGGGGGGGAAAGCTTTGCAACAGGAGACTGCAACACGCTGCAGCTTCTGCATGTACCCTGCATCCCGGTCCAGCTCGGAGGATGCTCCTTGAGCAAGGGATAGCTGAGGGCACATGATTGCGACGGGGAAGgcaagggcagcaggaggggatgcGGCAAACCCTGCTTTTATGGCTCTCGTGGAAAAACCAAGGAGCCACCCAGCTCTGCTGCGCGCAGGAATGCCGTGGTCTCTCTCTGCCCCCAAGTGGTGCCGGTGCTGTGCAGAgagcctgcctgctgcagcctgcctgctcgcctgcccttcctcctctcGCAGGATTTTTCTGATGCGCTTTGGCAGCGCTCGCGTGCGCCCTGGCCCCCGGCGGCTGCACTCCCAGGCCGAAAGCTGCTGGTCCCGGCAGGACCTGCTGGTGCGTGCAGGGTTTGCAGCCCCAGGTGGCCGCAGCTGAGGTCTGCTGCTTGTTGGGATGCGCCTCGCAGTTAGCAAAGGGGTGCCATGAGGGTTCGGAGCCCAGTTTTCATTGAAAAGCTGAAATGAAGCACTGACAAACAGGGTAAAATACCTTGAGATGCTGCAGCAGGTGATTTGGCCAGGAGACAACTGTAGGTTTGGTGCAGTTGCATTTATCCACATAAATGTGGATTTGAGGGGCATAGAGGCTTCTTCCCTGGGTGTCCATCAGCCAAGGCAAAAAGGTTTATCTGGTGCAAGGTCACTAAATCCCTTGGCAGTGCCTGCGGTGGTGCTGACTGCTCTCCCTGGGTGGGCTGGGTGGGAAGCAGGGTCTTTACTTAGAGATTATTGTTGCTGGTACCAGTTGCCTTCACGCTGTGGTGGGTCCCCGGGGGAGGCAGTGGGCAGGGGTGTGTGCATAACACCgaattgttgtggttttttttttttttgcccagacGTATTCCCTCAGCCTGACCTGACGGACGAGGGTCTAGCCCGCCCGGTGCTGGCTGGCATCGTTGCCACCATCTGCTTCCTGGCTGCTGCCATCCTCTTCAGCACACTCGCCGCCTGCTTCGTCAACAAGCAACGCAAACGCAAGCTCAAGCGCAAGAAAGGTGAGCCCCTCCCTGGTgttgcttccttcctccctcctgtctCCTCATTTCTCCTCCCTGGTTGTGTTGTGGTGGTAACCGTCTTCCCTGTCTGTCTCTTCTTCCGTCCGTGCGCGTCCTCAGGTGAAACCCTGACTTCATCCCTCGGCTGTGCCTGAAAGCGCCCGTGGTCGGGAGCGGGAGAGGCAGGGTGGGTGAAGAGGCGACAGAGAAACTAGCCTGGGATTTCCGAGGGAGCGCTCTCGCGTGGTGATAACTCCTAGAGCTGGGGGTTTAGGGCTGGGGTGTCCTCTGGGCcagagatgggggggggacacactgctCACCTCCTCGAGGTCCCCCCGGAGCTGggctctccagcagcttcctcccAGCCCGGAGCGGGCAGTGCCCCATGGCCACGCTAGGCTAGAGAAGACCTCCGCAAAGGAGACCCTGCCGCTCTGCTTCCCGAAAGCtggggctgtggctggggagctgcagagggcAGGGGAATCGGCTCCTTCTCCTCTAGCCTGTGAGACTGCGGCAGCAGGACCCTGTGACGGGAGCTGTTTGTTGTCAGCAACCATTAAAGCACTGGAGCAATGAAACCTCGGCCTCTTGTTGAGTGTCTTTTGTTGTCTTGATGTTGAGTTTGTCTTGTCTCTGTCATGTTGCGCCTCCTTAGcgttctctcttctttcccctttttattctcttccagACCCTCCTCTCTCGATAACACACTGCAGGAAGAGTTTGGAGTCCCCGTAAGTATCTGTCTTGGATGCGGTACCAGGCTGTGGGCCTTCAAGGTGCCTCCTTCCTACAGTTGTTGCAAGGCTCAAATGGAAATGTCTGACCTTGTTTGGTTGCTTCTGACGAGTTGTTTCGGGTGTTCCCTGAACTTGTGGGAACACGATGGTTCAGAAGGGAGAAACAGGTTTtggagcagaaagcagcagggacaaacGCAGCAAACTTTAAGCTAAGAAAGGACCCCGTTGGATCTACGGACATTGACCGAAGCTGGAGTTGACTGGTGGAACTCAATGACACACCCAGCTTGAAGGGGCTCCTTAGGAGAAGGGCTAGCCTGCTGCGTACGGAGTCCTTCGTGCAAGCTCGGTGTAGTTTTTGAGCcattctctgctggctcttgttttTCTTGGGAAATTCAGAGAATCTTAcacctgtatcttttcttttcccatgaaGAGTGGCCCGCTGAAGCCTCTTTCCACACATGCCCAAAGGTGGTGGATCGTGGTGCTGCAGTAGCCACAGCTCCTTGCAGAGCCCATCAAAAGCGTGTATAGCTGCTGATTAGCAGTGGGAGCATCTTCCCAATATGAGTGCGAGAGTCTGAGATGTGGACGCCTCATGCTTTGGCTCCTGGACCGTTGCAAAATGTCCCAGTGCTGTTGGGTcttaatcttgcttttttttgtttcatccaCTGCGCTGAAGTAACCATGCCTCCACTGTCTCTGTTGGATCTGCTACCTTTTGCCTTTCAATCCTGTTTGTCCGAGGCTTTCTGGATAGGGATGAGTGACCTGTTCTGATGCGGTCTGCCTTTTGAGGCTCTCAGCCTTAAGTTTGAGTGTTGAGAATGCGGGCAAAAAGTTGAAGCGATCCATCAGCATCTCCAAGTGAGATGCTGAGTTCTGCGGGAGGGGACGTTTGCCTGATGTCCCTCCTCTTGGGTGCTTTCCCGGGCATGGATAGCTCAAGTGAATGAGGAAACCTTTGAAGGAGTTGGAAGTGAGCTCTGGATCTGTCTTTGGTTCTGCTGGGGCTGCGGAGCTTGTTGCGAGGCGTTGGTGGAATTTGTTGCAAGGGCTTGGCGTGAGCTGCCTGCCCTGTAGGGGATGCTGAgagtgctgagctctgctcctgAGGAGCTGGGATGATGTACGCTGCTGGCGGTCCTCTGGCTTGTGCCGTGGCTGGGCAAGACTCTGCCATCCTGGTTAGCACCCGTAAATCTCTCCCAGCAGTTCCTCTTTTGAGAGCTTGTAGGATTTTGTTTGCTGGATCTCGCTGGCTGTTCTTCAGGGCGAGAAGACCTTCTTTCCCCTCCGGGTGACCGTCCCCTCTCTCGGTTTTTCTCCCCTGTGGTCCAGGTTGTCTTCCGGCAAGGTGAGTCCCGAGAGCATCCGCACGCTCCGTCCCCCCTCGGAGTCCTCTGATGACCAGGGCCCACAGGCCAAGCGGATGCTGAGTCCCACCAAGGAGAAGGAGCTCTCCCTTTACAAGAAGACCAAGCGAGCCATCAGCAGCAAGAAGTACAGCGTCTCCAAGGCAGAGGCCGAAGCCGAGGCCACCACCCCCATCGAGCTCATCAGCCGCGGGCCGGACGGCCGCTTTGTCATGGACCCGGCGGAGATGGAGCCCTCCCTGAAGACACGGCGGATCGAGGGCTTCCCCTTCGTGGAGGAGACGGACATGTACCCCGAGTTCAGGCAGTCGGACGAGGAGAACGATGACCCCGTCGTCCCCGCTTCCGTCACCGCCCTGAAAGCCCAGCTCACCCCTCTCTCCTCCAGCCAGGAGTCCTACCTTCAGCCACCAGCATACAGCCCCCGGTTCCACCGGGCGCTGGAGGGTCCCGGCGCCCTGCAGGCCACCGGCCAggcccgcccgccggccccccggGCTTTCCACCACCAGTTTTACGGttacctcagcagcagcagccccggggaggTGGACCCGCCGCCCTTCTACATGCCAGAAGTCAGCCCGCTGAGCTCAGTCATGTCCTCCCCACCGCTGCCCCCCGAGGGGCCCTTCGGACACCCCACCATCCCCGAGGAGAACGGGGAGAACGCCTCCAACAGCACGTTGCCCCTGGCCCAGACCCCCACGGGGGGCCGGTCCCCCGAGTCCTGGGGCAGGGCCGAGTTCCCCTTCGGCGGCCTGGAGCCGGCCCCCGCGCCGTTCCCCCACCAGCTCCAGTCCTGCGAGGCGGCCGATGGCTCCCAGCCCACCGGCTGCCTTCCTCGGgggccacctccctcctccctccaggtGGTCCCCGCGTCCTACCCGGGCATCCTGCCCCTGGAGGCACCAAAGAGCTGGACCGGCAAGTCACCCGGCAGGGGCCAACCCTCTGTGCCCACCACCACCAAGTGGCAGGACAAACCTATGCAACCCATGGGATGTCAAGGGCAGCTAAGACATACCAGCCAAGGTATGGGCATACCCGTGTTGCCTTACCACGAACCGTCCGAGCCCGTCGGCCCCAGCGGCACAAGCACATTCAGCCTGGACACCAGGTGGTACGAGCCCCAACCCCGACCTCGGCCCAGCCCTCGGCAGGTCAGGAGGGCTGAGCCCAGTTTACATCAGGTGGTGCTACAACCTTCGAGGCTTTCTCCTCTGACCCAAAGCCCCCTCAGCTCCCGCAACAGCTCCCCGGAGCTGAccgcccgcgcccggccccggccgggcctCATCCAGCAAGCGGAGGTGTCGGAAatcaccctgcagcccccggcagcgGTCAGCTTCTCCCGCAAGTCCACACCGTCCACAGGATCCCCGGCGCCGAGCAGCCGGGGAGGCAGCCCCAGCTACCGACCGACCACCGCCTTCGCCTCCGTGGCCACCGGCTACTCCGGCTCCCAGGGCTCCTCCCTGCCCGTGGACACCATGGATGTTTTCGGAGACATCCCTTCTCCGAGGAGGGCTGGCGAGGAGATTCTCCAACCGGAACCGACATCCACCACGGTAGCCGCCACGGGGTAAGTGCTTGAGCCCCGTGgtgacccccccagcccccggccccttcccggcTTCCCCCACCCTGCCTCACCCGCTCCCTCTGACTCCCTCCCCGCCATCGCCATCCCAACTCGTAGGGTCTCTCTGGGCGCGCTGCAGCATCCCTTTTGGAGACAGCGTCCCGCGGGCTTTGCTAGGAAGAGGCTGGTGCCGCGGGTTGCATGGCCGCTGCCCGAGAGAGAGCTGGGTTTTTAGGCAGGCAACCTTCCCGGTGCCGGCGGCGTGCTTGCCTCCTCCCCGGCTGCTCCCTCGCGAATTTGGGAGCGCCGTGACTTGGGGGCTACGGGCCGTCTACCAGGCAAAGAACCTGGCTCCCGGCTCACGTAGGTAAGTTGTCCTGGTGTCACTGGCGGTTGTTTCCTCTTCTAGCTGCTGGCTCTTGGCTTTCTTCGAACGTtagggccgccgccgccgcgcctctgtcttcctcctcttccttcccgcGGAGTCTAGAGAGCTTTAATGCATGACAGAAACAGCTATCACGGTCACCACCCCACCTGCaaaagggatgctgcagccccaggacGCGGGCAGGGAGAGATCAAGGACTTAGCCACACCAGCAGCAtgtcaggagaggaggaaaaataaaaataaactaaccCCAGCGGAGATCGGGAGGCTGCCGGCACGCTCAGATCCTGCCCTAAAGAGGGATGTGGCTGCACTAGACAGTAGCGGCTGGTTTTCCAGGTACCAGGGTTGCTCCAGGCAAAAAgcgtctctctctttctctatctttctctctgtatttctcctctttccctccgtCTTTCACAGCACCTTAGACCCCGTAGCCGTGCTTTCGTCCCATCCTTTCGTCTCGCTTCATTTTTGGCTTGTTGTCTGGCGGGGTTGAACCACATCACCCCCTACCCTCCGGCTTGCGGCAGAGAGGAGTTGGGGGGCCGGATGTGCCCAGCCCCGCGGAGCCGGCGCGGTCGGAGGCGTACGGAGAAGAGGTGTgcgttttggggaggggggaggcagcgtTTCACCCCGCAGCGCCCTCCGCATTTCACTCCCGCCCTCTGGTACCTGGAAGCGTTATGGCCTTAGAAAACCCCTCCGGCACGGCTGGGGTGTGGAAGGGGGGATGGAAGGAGGGCTcaggggagaggatggggagggagaggagctgaacGAGCCTCAAACGACTTCCGTGTGCCTCTGGAAAACACAGCTACGGAGCGATGCAGTTTAAGCATGTAGACGTAGGTCCACGTCTCCTAGCCAGGGCACCCCAAGGAGACCCAGCTCCAGGACAGATCCGTGTTAGAGCAGCACTGTTGTCCGTGCTTTTACGCAGTGTATCCATTCGCTTTGTTGATTATTGTTTtcgtttcttcttttcctttctcttctgtttctttccccctttcttctccaGCCTCGTTTCGTTTGTGTTTCGGTTTggtttctttccctccttttcctttggaGTTGTTGACGTGCTGATGTGTTGCGGAGCTCGGCTCCTTGCGGGTGTTGATAACTGCTTTGTTTTTGATTAATCTCAGCTATCTGGGCAGTGTTGTCGAGACAAGCTTCTCCTCAGCTCAATAGGTAAGGGTGATCCATGTCCGAAAGGATGGTGTGGGTGCTGTGGAGGGTGGCCGGGAGCGGGGCATGAGAGGGGACACGGAAGGGGCTTTTCCAATACCATCTCTTCCTTTAAAGGGGAATAAGGAATCCGAAAACACTAGGAAACACCTCTGGACGCACAGGCTCTGTGGCTTTTGGGTTTCCCCTCCCAGCAGCACGTTGCTGCTCCCCTGCCTTTGGGGAGGCGGTGGGGCTGGAGAGCATGGTGGTGGCAACCGTGTCTTCGTGTTGGGGTTTGGGATGAGCCAAACTGCTGTCTCCCTGTGGCCAGCCTTTCTTGGAGGATGGCGATACATGGCACCCTTGGCTCTGGCAGGGCTTGCGTTGGCGTGAGGGTTGTGCAGTGTTAGGGAGGTGCGTGTTGAGGTGGGGTTGTCCAGGATGATCCAAACCAGGAGGAACTCATGGTCATCCCCTGGAGTCAGGTAAAAGAGCTACATCTGGAGCAACCAGCTGCAGGCAGTGTTCTTGGAGTGGGGCTCCAAAAATCATTCTCTGGATGCAGTCCAGGACATGGAGAATTTTGTTCCCATCAGTACCTggacctgttttctttttccaagtctCCTCAATCATGGAAAATGGGAGAAGTCTTTGTTTCAAGATGGACTGTATGGTTGGCCGCAGCGTAACTAGGGTTTCAGGCTGCCAGTGAGGTGTTTTATTGTTCCTGTCACAAGCGTAGTCATACTAAAAGccctccctctctgaaatgctccTTGGAGAATCTTTATGACTTCTGACCCAGCTGTAATTAAACAGCCCTAAGCAGATCTTGAAAGACTCTCCCAAGAAAATACTTCTTGAGCTGCCTTCATGGGGTCGGTTTCCTAGATGGCCGTGGGCATCCCTGGAACTGGGATGGAGTAATCGGGGGATGTCTCTTAGACCTTAGAGGCAGAGAATGTCACTAAGACTGCTAAAGTCAGATGGGATAATAGTCATTCCTGACCCCAAGGATTGGGAACACGTGACCAGGCTGGTTATGAAAGGAGAGGTGGGATATGGGCCATGTCCAAGCTTCCTTAGAACAagtcttaaaaaaatttaagcttTGCTGCCTTGGATGAGAAGAGTCAAGGTCCTGGTCaactctctcctaacagcctgagGAGTCTTGTTGGACTGGAAAAGAGCCTCACGAGAAGGAGATGAGATGCCTAGAGAAATCAGGTAGATGTTTCCAGGAGAGGGGAATTCCTCTAGCTGATTTGAAGGGTTGTCctggggtggggagagcaggagaggggaggaaggagtgtTGAGTGTTGGCAATGGGAGCAGGTACAGGATCTGTGCTCCACAGAGGAGCCATCCTCTTGGCATGGCAAAACCCCTCCAGTTCAAGCCTTGCAGCCTCCAAAGCTCTTAAGCGCTTGGCCaccttcttctcttttcccctgttgATCCCAGAGTAGGGTGTCCCATGAGCAGCAAAGCTGGCACCAAGCTTTGGTGAGATCTGGGCTGCGCCAGATGCCTCAAGAAATGGGGAACCCCTCAGCGAGGACGTGGCCGTTTGCTCTATTCATTTTCCCTGGTGCTTCCCTGTTTCAGGAGTGTTAGGGACACGAGTGAACCTGGCTTTAGCACAGCAGAGGTGGGTCCAGGCTCATGTTGGAGTTCCATGGGGCTCTTGCACAGATACAGGCTGTCTCTGGTGTTGGGTGCTGCGGGCTGATAGGGATTCAGGAGCAGGATCACAGTTCCCAGCAGGGAACAGCCATGCATCCAACTCCGAGATGTCGCGTGAGCGACTCCAGAGTCATTATCCCCAAAAAAGGGAAGCCAGAAGAATAAATCTCACTTTAATAAGCGAGGAATCCTGTAAAGAGCCCAGCCAAGTAATTTCTTGATGATTTGGGGTCATAAAATTGTCAGTGCGTGTGGAGCGCTGGGATTTGATACCAGACCAGCCAGACTTCTGTACTGCAGTAATAAAAGCCgagaagagaagagggagaggcAGTTTGCCAGCTCGGTGGCGGCTGCAGCACGGTGGCTTTCTCTGGGTGAAGATGAGGTGGTTTTTACCAATGGGCAGGGTTAAATAATGCCGGAACTGAGTCGGCACGAGCAGTTTTCCCATCGTCTTCTCTTTGGATGCAGCACACAGTGATGCATCTCCTCATGGGGAAGAGGGGGCTGTCgtctccctgcagagggaaaccCAAAAACCACAGACAAGGCACCGAGCCCCCACGCCCCTCGGCACCACAACCTGTCCCAGGtggccccccatggcccccacgCTTTGCTGGGACAGGGCTGGCGATGCCGGGGGCTCGGGGGCTTGGCCGCAGCGTAGCGTTGAGTGATGAAGGGACGTCGGCGCCAGGCGTGCGGGAGGAGGAGCACCCCTCGCTCCCCgcttgaaagaaaacaggttcCCCTTTAAAGACTGTCCATGTGCTGATCCTCTGCATGTGTTTCATGCCTCCTCCCGCTTGGAGAAGTTGTGAGTCCGCTTGTCTGAGTgcgtttttcttttctttcttaattattattatttttttcttttcagtctctttAATTTACTTATATATTTTTCTCACTCCTGTTTTTCATttatcttcctctcttccccccccttccccatgaCTGtatctcccctcttcctctccagtCCGGCCCCTTTTCCCTCACCCTCTTTCCTCCCCCGTCAGCATGGTGAAGTCCGTTGTGTAGGTGAGTTGTGGTGTCTGCAGACCTGTAGAAGGGACCCCCTTCTCCGGTGTGACCCCCGCTGTGACCAACCCCCTTCCTCCCTCATTGCGGTgccttggcagcagcagcagcagctccggggcAAGGGGCCGTCACCGCTGTGTTTCTCTAGCACCTCTGGCACTGAAGGATCTCAAGCGATGCACGATGGCATCCCAGGATGGAGGCAGCAGCCAGCGCTGCCTCGGAGCAGAGGGGGAATTCCGACTTGCAGGGCGTCTCATGGGATCGCACAGGACTTGAGCTTGAGATGGAGCCTTGCGTAGGCGAATTGAGCTCTTCgtctgaggaggagggaagggttgAAGAACGTGGTGGCTGAGACATGGTGGGCTCTGGTCCAAGCGGATGCTCTAACTGGTCCAAGTGGATGCTCTAACATGTCTAAACTATTCCTGGGTGTCACTGTCTTGACTcaaggagaggaagaggcaggGAACATGTGTTGAGACCTCCATGAGGTGAAATACATGTATTGTGCCCTTGAATCTCCTGGATGCTTCCTCTATATGGGTTTCCACTTTTGGGTGGAAAGAGGTTGGTAATCCTTTCACGGGCCTTTTCCCTTGCATCTTCGCTTCGTATGTGGAAGGACGTTTGAAGAAGAGCAGCTGAGATGTGTGTTGGGTTGGATAGCTCTTCTCCCCTAGCTACCGCCTCCTGTCCTGGCACTCGCTGAGGTCCCTCAGTACTTTTGCAGCCTCTCCAGAACCTCTCTGTCCACGCAGTTCAGACCCTTGCTCGTTCAGAAGGATCGTCCTTTGAAGACTTGAGGAAAACTGCTGCTCCGGGTGTTTTGGCCCCTCGCGGAAGGCTTGCTTCAGGAATTCATGTGTGCTTCTTTGCTTGGCTCTGCACAGAAGTCTCTAGAAATTGTTCATCCGCCTCCCTGAACCTCTCGTCTGTTGGTGTTCAAGATATCTCTTGTGCATGGGCAGCTGCCCAAAATGCTAACTCTGGGGGCAGGAAGAAGCTTTTGGCtgagcttaaaatgaaaattaatttgaaagaatTGGAGTCCTTTGAAGAAATGAAGGGTGGGTAGAGCAGATAAAATTTGGCTGATGAGTAGCATCGCTTCGTCCTCCTCTGTATCCCTTCCTTGCCAGAGGTCAGACAGTATTTATGGTGACACATGGGTTCAGTGCGCTGGCTGTTTATGCTTGTGTGTATAAATACGAGTCCAATTATGGAGAACTAGTGGAAATGAGCTTCAGGCAATTTCCTCATAATCCCTTGCGTAAATCTGTCTGATTTTGTCAACATGCCACAGTAGCATCttcttagaaggaaaaaaaagaatggaaagagCAAGAGCCTCCTACAAGTTGAGCTTTCATAATATTAGCAGAGTTGTCCGGGTGGTGGGAACAGGAGGTAGAAGGCAGGACGGTGACAGGATGGTCAAGCTTGCCAGCATCCAGGGCTTGGCACACGTCGGCTCCATGGGAGATGGACTTGGGGCTGGAACAGTTGAGCCAAGTACGTGCATGAATGTAGCTGTTGtgcgaatcatagaatggtggcTATAAATGGGAAAAGCCTGCTATTGACCATTCAAGCAGGAATTACTGCAGGGAAGTGCCATGCTGTCGTTGGCCCTTTAGGTCACTCTGGTCTTACGCAGCCCAGCGGCTGTTGGCGTTGGTGCAGCTCAGCGGGTAGTGTCCCAACAGAGCTCGGAGCCACCGCTCGCAGCATCTCTCACAAGAGACTGGTTGCATTTGGAAAGAAGGCGTTTGAGCACTGAAGCTATACGGGCTTGTAAACGTCATCTTTCCTATGAGGGAGAGCTCTCGCTTGGATCCAGCCAGCAGAACTACCAGCTTGTCTAATGAGTTGCTTCGTCTTCGGCTGatgtgctgctctgctgggagcaggatCAGAGGCTCTCCAGGAGCATCAACGCCTTGATGTCTCTGTTGCAATGGGAAACATGAAAAGGAGCTTTTCTATACCCAGTGTCTGGGCTTCTGTTGCATCTGCTGTGCCCCAGCTGCTTCATCAGTTCACACTGCACTTTTCTTGGTGCTCTCCAATGCTGCTAGCAGAACTGAGAACCTTTGCAATCGCACACGTCTTCAAAAACaactcctcctgctccccaaggagggggaaaaatccCTTGGGAGCTCTTCCCCTGTGCCACTCCAGCTGAAGTATCACCGCTGCGGCAGCCACTTGGGATCTCAGATGCAAA
Above is a genomic segment from Chroicocephalus ridibundus chromosome 18, bChrRid1.1, whole genome shotgun sequence containing:
- the IGSF9B gene encoding protein turtle homolog B isoform X2, with the protein product MSVMWCCAASGDARGSGRCGLQTEDLASPGEGSGRRGALGSREEPEFVTARAGESVILGCDVIHPLTGQPPPYVVEWFKFGVPIPIFIKFGFYPPHVDPEYAGRASLHDKASLRIDQVRSEDQGWYECKVLMLDQQYDTFHNGSWVHLTVNAPPTFTETPPQYVEAKEGSSVTLTCMAFGNPKPIVTWLREGDLLGANGKYQVSDGSLTVLSITREDRGAYTCRAYSIQGEAVHTTRLLVQGPPFIVSPPENITVNISQDALFTCQAEAYPGNLTYLWYWEEENVYFKNDLKLRVRILIDGTLIIFRVKPEDAGKYTCIPSNSLGRSPSASAYLTVQYPARVVNMPPVIYVPIGIHGYIRCPVEAEPPVTLVKWNKDGRPLRIEKYSGWNLLEDGSIRIEEATEDALGTYTCVPYNALGTMGQSPPARLVLKDPPYFTVLPGWEYRQEAGRELLIPCAAAGDPFPIIAWRKVLSKTGEPAALPRPERPEPLVVAGGVPWATQVGKPSRSKHNTLPGGTLQIRSLGKDDHGEWECIATNVVASITASTHLTVVGTSPHAPTSVHVVVAMTSANVSWEPGYDGGYEQTFSVWMKRAQFGPHDWLSLPVPAGSSWLLVDTLEPETAYQFSVLAQNKLGTSSFSEVVTVNTLAFPVTTPEPLVLVTPPRCLTANRTQQGVLLSWLPPANHSFPIDRYIMEFRVAERWEILDDGIPGTESEFFAKDLSQDTWYEFRVLAVMQDLISEPSNVAGVSSTDVFPQPDLTDEGLARPVLAGIVATICFLAAAILFSTLAACFVNKQRKRKLKRKKDPPLSITHCRKSLESPLSSGKVSPESIRTLRPPSESSDDQGPQAKRMLSPTKEKELSLYKKTKRAISSKKYSVSKAEAEAEATTPIELISRGPDGRFVMDPAEMEPSLKTRRIEGFPFVEETDMYPEFRQSDEENDDPVVPASVTALKAQLTPLSSSQESYLQPPAYSPRFHRALEGPGALQATGQARPPAPRAFHHQFYGYLSSSSPGEVDPPPFYMPEVSPLSSVMSSPPLPPEGPFGHPTIPEENGENASNSTLPLAQTPTGGRSPESWGRAEFPFGGLEPAPAPFPHQLQSCEAADGSQPTGCLPRGPPPSSLQVVPASYPGILPLEAPKSWTGKSPGRGQPSVPTTTKWQDKPMQPMGCQGQLRHTSQGMGIPVLPYHEPSEPVGPSGTSTFSLDTRWYEPQPRPRPSPRQVRRAEPSLHQVVLQPSRLSPLTQSPLSSRNSSPELTARARPRPGLIQQAEVSEITLQPPAAVSFSRKSTPSTGSPAPSSRGGSPSYRPTTAFASVATGYSGSQGSSLPVDTMDVFGDIPSPRRAGEEILQPEPTSTTVAATGKRPSPSGDAAAPERLEALKYQRIKKPKKSSKGSSKSRKQPNGSASQVQHLPSSQVLSPDEAVCLRKKKRHPRQDPFARLSALKDDLCHRQLPEDQTAILNSVDHDDTGGHATLL